One Oncorhynchus clarkii lewisi isolate Uvic-CL-2024 chromosome 31, UVic_Ocla_1.0, whole genome shotgun sequence DNA segment encodes these proteins:
- the LOC139391005 gene encoding max dimerization protein 3: protein MDANTCNIQVLLQAAEFLERREREAEHGYASVLPVYCPGDSEKKSKQKNKKLQAAGSNRTVHNELEKHRRAQLRHHLEQLKQQVPQVSDSMRNTTLNLLRRAQTHIKKLQDQDERAEQLKGRLRWEQRELRVRLEQLQGHGGLGGLTGLGPGGLTGLGPGGQGGAGAVSERMRNDSLGSAAMSSSERSDSDREDVEVDVESIVFDCLDSDGLGTVPHTGTDHCYSSSPAWAGL, encoded by the exons aggcaGAGCATGGCTATGCATCAGTGTTGCCCGTCTACTGTCCAGGGGACTCTGAGAAGAAGAGTAAACAGAAGAACAAGAAGCTGCAGGCTGCCGGTAGTAACAG GACAGTCCATAACGAGTTGGAGAAGCACAG ACGTGCTCAGTTGAGACACCACCTGGAACAGTTGAAGCAGCAGGTTCCTCAGGTGTCTGACTCCATGAGAAACACCACCCTGAACCTGCTGAGACGGGCTCAGACACACATCAAG AAGCTGCAGGATCAGGATGAACGTGCGGAGCAGTTGAAGGGTCGTCTGCGTTGGGAGCAGAGAGAGCTGAGGGTGAGGCTAGAGCAGCTCCAGGGACATGGAGGCCTGGGGGGTCTGACTGGTCTGGGCCCTGGGGGTCTGACTGGTCTGGGCCCTGGGGGTCAGGGAGGAGCTGGAGCGGTCTCCGAGAGGATGAGGAACGACAGCCTGGGATCAGCAGCCATGTCCTCTTCAGAGAGATCTGACTCTGACAGAG aAGACGTGGAGGTCGATGTGGAGAGTATAGTGTTTGACTGTCTGGACTCTGATGGACTGGGGACGGTCCCTCACACAGGCACAGATCACTGTTACTCCAGCAGCCCCGCCTGGGCCGGGCTATGA